From Pseudanabaena sp. PCC 6802, one genomic window encodes:
- a CDS encoding transposase, translating into MARASSLTDREWAIVEPLFPQKKKTRPPKRTKHQILDGIFYSYSQQA; encoded by the coding sequence ATGGCACGTGCAAGTAGTTTAACCGATCGAGAGTGGGCGATCGTAGAACCTCTGTTCCCGCAAAAGAAAAAGACCAGACCGCCGAAACGGACAAAGCACCAAATACTTGACGGCATATTCTATAGCTATAGCCAACAGGCTTAG
- a CDS encoding Uma2 family endonuclease — MTVSGELKLTPTIEYLEEDFEPMAEGDKQRRNLSYTTEALRLWFEPRQDVYVSGNLFIFYEENNPDKKIASDTFVVFGMSSGDRLSYKIWEEGGKVPDFVLEITSKGTVRKDRDENPLIYRTLGVKEYFQFDPSGDYLKPLPLQGLRLEKGKYEAIAPSILPDGVLSLHSEVLGLDLRLYPDRRFRFFDSKSNQVLRSYAEAEQERSLEKQARLELEFRLKGNKKHLAR, encoded by the coding sequence ATGACTGTTTCTGGCGAACTCAAGCTAACCCCCACAATTGAATATTTGGAAGAGGACTTTGAGCCGATGGCTGAAGGCGATAAACAGAGGCGTAATCTCAGCTATACGACAGAGGCTCTCAGGCTTTGGTTCGAGCCACGGCAGGATGTCTATGTGTCTGGGAATCTATTCATTTTCTACGAAGAGAATAATCCCGATAAGAAGATCGCATCAGACACGTTTGTCGTGTTTGGTATGAGTAGTGGAGATCGCCTCAGCTATAAGATCTGGGAAGAAGGCGGTAAAGTTCCCGACTTTGTCTTAGAGATTACCTCTAAGGGTACGGTACGCAAAGATCGCGATGAGAATCCGTTAATTTATCGCACTCTGGGAGTGAAGGAATATTTTCAGTTCGATCCATCTGGGGACTATTTAAAACCGCTGCCTTTACAGGGGTTGCGTCTGGAGAAAGGGAAATATGAGGCGATCGCTCCGTCTATTTTACCCGATGGAGTGTTGTCATTGCATAGTGAGGTACTGGGTTTAGACCTGCGCTTGTATCCAGATCGACGGTTTCGCTTCTTTGACTCCAAATCAAATCAGGTCTTGCGTTCTTATGCAGAGGCTGAACAGGAGCGATCGCTGGAAAAACAAGCGAGATTAGAACTGGAGTTTAGACTAAAAGGCAACAAGAAGCATCTCGCTAGATAG